Part of the Hemibagrus wyckioides isolate EC202008001 linkage group LG09, SWU_Hwy_1.0, whole genome shotgun sequence genome, aacattaactaaagctcaTTGTGAGCATTAACTAAACTGTCCTGCTGGCACAAGAGGATGCGGTCAATTGTATAAAAGTCCTGAATGAACAAGTGAATAGTGTATAGCTTATTAAAGTAGCTTCTTTGACCTTTCTACTTtaagaagaataataattaaaacatgCCACTCAGTCACAATTTGGTGCTGCATTATGAGAATACAGAGGTCTACATGGGCAGGAATCACGCTGCCCCATGCCCGCTATCTAAACATTTTCAGAGCAGGACGAGCATCAGGGTTGCCAGTTTGCCACTGATATATAAAATGCTCTGATTTAAGTAAACAAGATTGTATTTTAGAGCGAAAAGCAAAGTATAAGTGTAGACAGTTTCATTTCAAAAATTGGAAGAGAGAAGAAATAAAGTCTACAATAGTGTCAAGTCTTTTATGTGTTTTCTGAGAtgtagctgggctggaaatGTTGCTGGCAACACTGGCTATTGATAATTCGCTTTTCTGTGTATGCCTTTCACAACAGGAACGCTTCCTATATcaaacaaaatatttcattttcagaaTAGTAGAAAATGTCAAATTTACACATACCTTTGGGACCTTAGAGCTGAAAGAAGCGCTCTCTGTTAAAGTCTCAGATACTTTCCCAGCATCATCCATACAATTTCTCAGTAGGAATTTTCCCAGGAACTCCATTGGATTATCCTACAACATAATGTAATCAGCACATCAGATAAATGGTTCATAAATGTTCATAAGTACACTGAGAACTGAAAATATACTGCATATAAGGACTCTTTACTTACTGTTGTTTCTTTCATAAGTGCCACAAGACCCTCGATTACAACTTGCATAACTTCTGAGTTAAGCTTTAACGCAGGCAAGTTTATATGATCCCAAAGGAACAGACCTGTAGGACCAACACATGGCAATTCTATATTTCTTATTAAAATTGTCTCTCTTCAAACATAATGTCATTTATATCCTAaagaaattcatttaaaatgttaattaatgaGATTATCAGTGGGAATGTGGATAAAACATGGCACTGATGCTCCGCAGCTTGTCTCTTATGGTTCGAAAACCTCTTACCAAGTAACCGGCCCCTTGTCTCGTAACTCAGGAGCGGCAGCTGCGGTTCTAGTTGTTTCCTTAGGACCTGCAGTGTCTGCTCTATCCATTCCGCCTGCCTGCACCATGAAACCAAGGGTCCTTCACTCAAGTACATCAGCGGAGGAAAGTCACCATTCCCGAACCACTCACTCagaactgacacaaacacaaataaagatTAATACCCTGCATTTTAAACTCCTTAAAACATCCAACTTATTCATGAGgtttctatatacagtacattcatGAATTATTAAATCCATTCAGTTgaaattgattttatttgtgtagcagtTTCACTACGCAGACGTAGATTTAGGTTTCTAATGAGCAACCTTAAATACTAAGATGTAATGATTGAGAGGAACCACCAGACAGAAAATATTTGTTGtgttaaagcagctttacgccATCCTCAGCTTGTTTCAGGTTACTTACTGTGCTGGTAGGATCCAGTGCAGATTCCTGTGGGCGCACTGACACTCAAACCAGTCAGACAGGACAGTTTGCTAATTAGCACCATCCCTGCAACTGTAAAAAGTCATTTTCATCTATTATGGTAAACATAAAATTGTGCACGAGGTTTGCAAAacatatgtaaagaaaaaatcTGTAAAGACTGACCAGAACCAGCCAGAGGCACAAAAATGTTGAGAGACCCTGCTTCAGATGCAGGCACCACCCTAGTGCAAAGCTTTTCCCAAAATGCCCTCACGTGGGGCTTTAAGATGCTCTTCTCTGTGATGCTCAGGCCTGTGAGCAATGACAACATAAATCAGGtttatacaataaacaatataatACTACGTATACAACAATAATCTGAAAGCAAAGAACATTTGCACGGTTCAGCTCAATGTACATGATGATagctatatacaccgatcaggcataacattatgacaggtgaagtgaataacactgatgatctcctcatcatggcacctgttagtgggtgggatatattaggcagcaagtgaacattttgtcctcaaagttgttagaagcaggaaaaatgggcaagcgtaagtaTTTGTATTAAGGATTTGGTTTATCATTGTATTAATACCTATATGCCCCTATGTGTTACAAGTCTGCGATTTTAAATCGCTTGAGCTCCGTTAGCTACTTAGTTATGCATCATGCCTTTCTTGACATACTAGCATGTTATCCgttaaaacaaaacatatagCACCTTCTATAAGGTGAATCTCTTCAGAGTTGCCTTCAGCTACGATGCCAATACTCTGTATCGTTCTGCCCGTCATAGCTCTCTCAGCCAGACAGAGAAGAGCCTCTAAAGTTGTTCCACTGTAGTCATATAACAATGGCACCACACTGACCAGAGCTCCACATAACACCATCTGAAAAAGAAGTAAATGTCACTGTGGATAGAAGGCCATAGTAATGATGaattcattcatcatcagtaACTGTTTTCTTCTGGTCAGGGCCACAGTGGATGCAGAGCCTACAAACATTTGGCGCGAGTAGGGCTATACACCCTAATGTAAGGCGCTGAGCACACACATTTCCATACCAATTCatttagcatagccagtccacctaTTGTCATTAAGACTTGTTGTCAACCAAAGACAAGACAAGTAAGCAATGCTTAGAATTTACCATGGACCCTGGAACTATGAGGCAGAAATGCTTCACTGTGCCAATGGATAATAGGCAAGATTCCTATAAAAGGCATGCACTTTATTTTACCTCATAAGCAGGAAGTCTGGATGACAAAAGTAGCAAGTGGGATGGAGCGTGGTTGATGGTGCTGGTGAATGACTTTAAGTGGGAACTGCAAGAAAACACGCGTTTATTTATCAAGATTGGCTCTAATctagtataaaaaataatattaaatagtgAGTGAGCTGACCTCATTGCTAAAGTTTTCATTGTGCTGGTAGCCCATGATGTCTCGATGGTTGAATTTAGCTGAAGTCTCTGCTGCTTCATGTGAAACAAGTTCTCTAATCGGCACttatccttaaaaaaaaagaaaagcaactgCATGGATCTGTGTGCTGTGTATCAATCAACTTTGCAAAATACGGTTGTAGTTTTATGCTATAGTGGTATATGCTTTGTGGGATCTTACCCCTAGTTGGACAAGACTGCTAGTACGACTCAGAGGCAGCAGGCTGGATTTCTGTCGGATACTGCTTGCATATGTTCCTGCATATGAGTTGGTTAACCACGCCCTCCTGCTCTTCAAATCAGCTTCTGTTGAGAAAGAcatgctattaaaaaaaaaccaaaaccttGTATTCTCTGTATTACCTTATCAGGATAAAGCTGTTATTATTAGAAATGCCTTCAGCCTACTTTTATGCTCCACAATCTTCTCGCAGATGGTTCGCCTGATTAGGCATTCTGTTCGTTTCTCTTCCTGCTCTTCTGCTTCTGGCAAAGTTTCGTTCAGGGTACCGTAGATGTCCGCTGCTTCCCATGGGGACAGAAAATCCAGGGTGCAAGCACAGGCAATATAGTGTTTCTTCCAGGCACCATATTCCTTTTCCGACGGTTCATAAGTAAGGAACCATCCGTGCCGAATACACTTTGGAGCCCACAAGCAATCCTGAGGAACAGCAAGGAGGAAATTGCAGTGGTGGCATATTGGCCTTCTTTATGGCACtttataaagtttattttttaaacaagagAACCCCTATTTGAACCCGTTGTAGCCCTGTATATTTCAGATGCATATATAAATCAGCACAGCATTTTATTCTAGCACCAAACATCGCACTACATAATTAATAGTTAGTCACCTGCTCTGATAGAAACCTCCAGTGCCAGCAGACCTGAGCTGCAGCACACAAATCCATAGGGCTCAGGAAGGACAGGATGTACAAAGAGAGTATGCGCGGCAGCACAGTGGTAAAGTCCAGTCTTGTAACGGGAGCAGCTTTAATAAAGTAGTCACTTACGGATCTGAGATTAAAAAGAGATCCGAATGTTTACTTAACATTTAGCAACAAACTTAGAAGTcaattacatacactatatggccaaaagtatgtggacacctgaccatcacacccatgtgcGTTTGATATCCTATTCCAGGATGTTAATAGGGAGTAGGTCCCCTTTTGCTACTATAACAGCCTTCAGTCTTCAGGCAAGGCTTCACACATGGCTGTGTGAATTTTGTCCATTCATTCACAAGAAAAATAGTGAGATCATGCATTGACGTCAGATAAGAAGGACTGGCATGCAAtgagcattccagttcatcccaaaagtgtttaGTCTGGTTTAAATCAGGACACTTGTGCTCCTTTAAAACTTGGCAAATTTTATAGATCTTACTTTGTGAACGGGGACACTGTAATGCTGGAAGCaggtttgggctcggccccttagctctAGTAAAAGGAAAGTGTAATGCACATTCTAGACAATTTGTGACAACTTTTTGGGGAAAGCTcacatatatactatattgccaaaagttttgggacacccctccaaatcattgaatttaggtgttgtttttcagttagttccagtggaaggaactcgtaatgcttcagcattctaagacattttggacaatttcatgctcccaaatttgtgggaacagtttctagaggaatggtcaaaaattcccataaacacacttctaaaccttgtggaaagccttcccagaagagttgaagctgttattgctgcaaagggcgggacgactccatattacattcatgtgcatgtaaaagcagacgttccagttttggcctggctctcagtctccgctctaattcatcccaaaggtgttctatcaggttgaggtcaggactctgtgcaggccagtcaagttcctccacaccaaactcactcatccatgtctttatggaccttgctttgtgcactggtgcgcagtcatgttggaacaggaaggggtcatccccaaactgttcccacaaagagcatgataggagcatgaaactgtccaaaatggtttggagttcctttcactggaactaaggggccaagcccaaacccccgaaaaacaacacctgaattaattgatttggaggggtgtcccaaaacttttggcaatatactgtatgtatacacaTACTTCTGGACGTGTAGTGTAGCTTACACCTAAGAAGTCTGGATCAATTTACTTGAGCTGGGACTTGGAACATCTTCTTAACAACAGCTGAAGCAAATGTTTCCGCTGTCCATCCGTCCATAGGTCAAACCAGTGGAGAATAAGAGTCGCTCTCTCCTGAAAAAGCTGTGCACTTTGCTGTCACATGCACAATCTTAACTCTAATAACCAgtttcattattgttattaaatggGGTTTTTTTAACTTACCTGCTGGTTGGAAGGTTTGTTTGTTATAGGTGTCCAGGCACTAAAGCGCGTAGCTGCAGCGTCGGAACAGGACTCACTTTGACTAAGGGTCAGTTGTTGGACACTGGGAGAGCGCCGTGACTTGTAAGCAGTCATTTTGACAAGTTTTCACTCGTGCATTCGCGTCTAACAACCAACATCCACACACTTCTGTATCTTCTTGTGGCGTAAATAATAGCCCACTGCTGAACTTTACATGCAATTCATGCATTTGGTGCGCGTGCTTGGTTGCTTGAGTCCTCGCGCACTTTCCTAGTCCCGTTTCCTAAGAAACAGAGTAACAAAAAAGTCAGACTGGGAAGTCCTTTAATTTTTACTGCGCCTCAAACTACTACATCAAGCTATAAAACAGACCATATGGTTTATAGTTTACACAGATGCCTCGGGACGTCTGTAACgtggatataaaaatatatatttagatatgcATACAGGAAAATGTGTATGAGTTTTCTATGAAAATCTCAAAGAGATTTGGTGAGTCAGACAAAAAGATTCGACTCAccaaaaagagtcgactctttcgcatttttttaatgttgttgaCTTTGTTGATTTTGTACAGATATTGTATAAATTGCCCAAATAGTTTTAGTGTTTGTTGATCGAAGTCTATTTTAATTGGTCATTTGTAATTTGAGACACTTTACTGTCTTCCTGGATTGCATGTATATgtatgcaataataataataataataataataataataataataataaaaacagcaacaacaacaacaacaacaacaacaatgctgacaataaagaaaagaaataaaggggggaaaagaggggaaaaactCACACCCTGGATCCTGGTCCATTTCAGTTgacaaatataacacacacacacacacacacacacattagttataacaaaaacaaaacaaaaaaactagtCCATCAGAACTTGAAGGCctgtgaaatatgaaataattcatattGATTGCCATTTATGAAAAAACCTGGCAGTGTTACCTCTTATTGTATATTTCATTTTCTCAAGCTTAAGGAAAAACTCTTTATCTTTTAGCCactgtgagtgagaaggtgggACAGTGGACTTCTCCACTGTAGGAGAAGGCAACGTCTGGCCAACAATGGTGTGAAACTAATAACTTCCTTTTGCATAGAATTTAACTGAGATGCCTTATCTGGAAGTCCAAAGATAGCGATCAATGGGCAGGGTTGCAAATGTGtgctgtgaggatttgtgtcCATTCAACCACAAGAGAATAAgcaaggtcaggcactgatgttgaccCAAGGTGCAtcccagtggtgttcagtggggttgaggactctgtgcaggccactccttGGTAAAGCAGGTTATACATTTGTCTGAATTTGCAGAGTAAAAAGTAGGCAAATTGACCATCAACAGTAATGCTGTTCTTGTATGTCAGATTCTTGTGATGAAGGTCAATGCAAATTGTTTGGCAGAATTCAGAAATTGTACCTGTTCGATTAACTTCATTTGTTTGCCTGATATGCTTCCTAGCGGGtagcactgctgcctcacagttcaGTCCTGAACTCACTTTATTGCCTGTGTGAGTTTTGCATTTCCTTTAGTCCTTGTTTGCTTGGGTTTCCTCCTGGGTATTGCTGTCCTCCCTGTTTAAATACATACAGGTAGTGGATCTGCTACACTAAATCGCCTCAAGTTatggatgaatgagtgtgtgaatgcataCGTGCCTGATATCCTGTGATAGACTGTCATTCCAACTCACCTTGCGCATCGTATTCATGGGATAAACTGAATCTTAAAGCATATCATCTAAAAAACTACTATTTCATGTCATTATGATGGCACTCAAATTTTACTTGGACTTAAAATTCATCTGATGAGGTTGTAAAGATTTTATGGTATGATACGTACAATCCCAAGCACAAGTAACGATAGTGGATGATTAAAAAATCTCTAGTCACTAGTCTCATCATGTGAGTTGTCCAAATAAGGAAGACAAAAGAACGATAGCTTATGTTTGTCAATCAGTCATCAAAGAATATAATGAACATGGCTTGATGCTTACATATCTTTTGCCATGCACTGGAAGAAACAACTGTGTGTCTGATTAAACGTAGATTACGTGGAGTAGAAGCACTTCTATAGTCTATCAACAAGACACCTTTCAGGATCGGTTGTGTGCTCACTGTGCACTCCTCAGCTAGTGAATCCTGAAAATAAGTGCCAGTGAGACATAATATTCACAAATGATGTTTGCTCTGACAACATTGGCCACTGCCTTTGGTACACAGCATGGTTCCTGGCTTTATAGAGTATATCACTTTCAGCAGTGCATAAAATGTGTCAGTTTTCTGTGCCTTAGTAATAAACTTTAGTGCTTTGTGCTTGTTGCAAACCACTTGCATTTAACTAGTGTCTcatatttttttgtacttaaaGCCAGGCCACATGAACTtgttgaaaacaaaaaaacaccttacCTGTACATCAACCACCGGATTGTGTTTTTGTAATTCATAAAGTAAATGACATGTTCAGGACATTGTAAGTACATTTTAATTATTGCTAGAAGTAGAATTTTAGGAagtttccccctttttttccttttctggtGATGTATACACAGACACCAACAGACACCAGCTGGCATTTAAAACATGCCCTacgttatacaccgatcaggcgtaacattatggccactgacaggtgaagtgaataagactgatgatctcctcatcatggcacctgttagtgggtgggatatattagaggcagcaagtgaacattttgtcctcaaagttgatgtgtagcaggaaaaatggacaagcgtaaggatttgagcgagtttgatgaaggaccaaattgtgatggctagaccactggatcagagcatctccaaaactgcagctcttatggggtgttcccggtctgcagtggtcagtatctatcaaaagtggtccaaggaaggaacagtgatgaaccgatgacagggtcatgggcggtcaagactcactgatgcacgtggggagcgaaggctggaccgtgtgatccgatccaacagacaagctactgttgctcaaattgctggtggtcataatcttatgcctggtcagcgtacagtgtattatctgaTAACGAGATGAAGCTTTATGTTGACAATGGCTTCTCTAAGGTCCACTAGAGACCCCTAGCGGTCTATAAAggccatttatatatatataagccaTTGCATGATCAAGCCTTTTATTTAAATACCAAACCCAACAACTTCACCAATAAAGATCTTTAAAATCATAGCTAATTTCCCTAATATATCTTTCAGACATTGATAAATAACGAGCAACCTTtggagcaatttttttttaatgtcgtcttattttcttcacaattaataaagttctatcttatcttattacATTACATGAAATTAGCCTAAGGaataaatacaccaatcaggcataacattatgaacactgacaggtgacgtgaataagactgatgatctcctcatcatggcacctgttagtgggtgggatatattaggcagcaagtgaacattttgtcctcaacgttgatgttttagaagcaggaaaaatgggcaagcgtaaggatttgagtgaatttgttgcagaccatgtacaccctttcatggaaacggtgtTCCCTGATGGCTGCGGCCTGAatatggttcaggaatggtttgatgagcacaacaatgagttggAGGCTGCACTGCAGAACTTACAGGGCTTGAAGGATCTGTTGCTgaaatcttggtgccagatcccacagcacaccttcagtgatctagtggagtccatgcctcgatgggtcagggctgttccggcagcaaaagggggaccaacacaatattaggcaggtggtcataatgttacggtGTAAATAAAGGAACAGTTtactacaaataaacaaatgtactTCTCTTTTTACTCAAATATTATTGAGTTAGAAGTAACTAAAGTTTATTGAAGACATCAAGAAAACCAAT contains:
- the LOC131359779 gene encoding epithelial cell-transforming sequence 2 oncogene-like isoform X5 encodes the protein MDLCAAAQVCWHWRFLSEQDCLWAPKCIRHGWFLTYEPSEKEYGAWKKHYIACACTLDFLSPWEAADIYGTLNETLPEAEEQEEKRTECLIRRTICEKIVEHKKADLKSRRAWLTNSYAGTYASSIRQKSSLLPLSRTSSLVQLGDKCRLENLFHMKQQRLQLNSTIETSWATSTMKTLAMSSHLKSFTSTINHAPSHLLLLSSRLPAYEMVLCGALVSVVPLLYDYSGTTLEALLCLAERAMTGRTIQSIGIVAEGNSEEIHLIEGLSITEKSILKPHVRAFWEKLCTRVVPASEAGSLNIFVPLAGSVAGMVLISKLSCLTGLSVSAPTGICTGSYQHILSEWFGNGDFPPLMYLSEGPLVSWCRQAEWIEQTLQVLRKQLEPQLPLLSYETRGRLLGLFLWDHINLPALKLNSEVMQVVIEGLVALMKETTDNPMEFLGKFLLRNCMDDAGKVSETLTESASFSSKVPKMLLGEADRRSGVFLELLNSEKAYVRLLQALHSVYYIPLRAALDSNRAIISSANLVMLFNPILDILEANNLFLQDLTERAEEWSPLQGVGDVFVRFCAKLRAYTNFFNNYTTAIRTIDKCKEMLPVFRAFIKRHNRTLATRMLSLQELFLSPSTRVEEYVTLLQSLMLHTPSEHPDHTHISSALNTLWKYRNFIHKLKKSLNQEEKMLEVQKIIQSCPNLQEEGRYLITMQDVALLSCLNEDITPSLRMYECVKELGLFLFNDVVVLTEKRESHVPFSLAVNTSHTFLASVSLHSLSVSDIADTKYVQNSFLLESPNRQWICATDRDEDKIRWLSALSSAINAAKRN
- the LOC131359779 gene encoding epithelial cell-transforming sequence 2 oncogene-like isoform X3, with amino-acid sequence MTAYKSRRSPSVQQLTLSQSESCSDAAATRFSAWTPITNKPSNQQQSAQLFQERATLILHWFDLWTDGQRKHLLQLLLRRCSKSQLKSVSDYFIKAAPVTRLDFTTVLPRILSLYILSFLSPMDLCAAAQVCWHWRFLSEQDCLWAPKCIRHGWFLTYEPSEKEYGAWKKHYIACACTLDFLSPWEAADIYGTLNETLPEAEEQEEKRTECLIRRTICEKIVEHKKADLKSRRAWLTNSYAGTYASSIRQKSSLLPLSRTSSLVQLGDKCRLENLFHMKQQRLQLNSTIETSWATSTMKTLAMSSHLKSFTSTINHAPSHLLLLSSRLPAYEMVLCGALVSVVPLLYDYSGTTLEALLCLAERAMTGRTIQSIGIVAEGNSEEIHLIEGLSITEKSILKPHVRAFWEKLCTRVVPASEAGSLNIFVPLAGSVAGMVLISKLSCLTGLSVSAPTGICTGSYQHILSEWFGNGDFPPLMYLSEGPLVSWCRQAEWIEQTLQVLRKQLEPQLPLLSYETRGRLLGLFLWDHINLPALKLNSEVMQVVIEGLVALMKETTDNPMEFLGKFLLRNCMDDAGKVSETLTESASFSSKVPKMLLGEADRRSGVFLELLNSEKAYVRLLQALHSVYYIPLRAALDSNRAIISSANLVMLFNPILDILEANNLFLQDLTERAEEWSPLQGVGDVFVRFCAKLRAYTNFFNNYTTAIRTIDKCKEMLPVFRAFIKRHNRTLATRMLSLQELFLSPSTRVEEYVTLLQSLMLHTPSEHPDHTHISSALNTLWKYRNFIHKLKKSLNQEEKMLEVQKIIQSCPNLQEEGRYLITMQDVALLSCLNEDITPSLRYNRLLLYTDQDVRVC
- the LOC131359779 gene encoding epithelial cell-transforming sequence 2 oncogene-like isoform X1, producing MTAYKSRRSPSVQQLTLSQSESCSDAAATRFSAWTPITNKPSNQQQSAQLFQERATLILHWFDLWTDGQRKHLLQLLLRRCSKSQLKSVSDYFIKAAPVTRLDFTTVLPRILSLYILSFLSPMDLCAAAQVCWHWRFLSEQDCLWAPKCIRHGWFLTYEPSEKEYGAWKKHYIACACTLDFLSPWEAADIYGTLNETLPEAEEQEEKRTECLIRRTICEKIVEHKKADLKSRRAWLTNSYAGTYASSIRQKSSLLPLSRTSSLVQLGDKCRLENLFHMKQQRLQLNSTIETSWATSTMKTLAMSSHLKSFTSTINHAPSHLLLLSSRLPAYEMVLCGALVSVVPLLYDYSGTTLEALLCLAERAMTGRTIQSIGIVAEGNSEEIHLIEGLSITEKSILKPHVRAFWEKLCTRVVPASEAGSLNIFVPLAGSVAGMVLISKLSCLTGLSVSAPTGICTGSYQHILSEWFGNGDFPPLMYLSEGPLVSWCRQAEWIEQTLQVLRKQLEPQLPLLSYETRGRLLGLFLWDHINLPALKLNSEVMQVVIEGLVALMKETTDNPMEFLGKFLLRNCMDDAGKVSETLTESASFSSKVPKMLLGEADRRSGVFLELLNSEKAYVRLLQALHSVYYIPLRAALDSNRAIISSANLVMLFNPILDILEANNLFLQDLTERAEEWSPLQGVGDVFVRFCAKLRAYTNFFNNYTTAIRTIDKCKEMLPVFRAFIKRHNRTLATRMLSLQELFLSPSTRVEEYVTLLQSLMLHTPSEHPDHTHISSALNTLWKYRNFIHKLKKSLNQEEKMLEVQKIIQSCPNLQEEGRYLITMQDVALLSCLNEDITPSLRMYECVKELGLFLFNDVVVLTEKRESHVPFSLAVNTSHTFLASVSLHSLSVSDIADTKYVQNSFLLESPNRQWICATDRDEDKIRWLSALSSAINAAKRN
- the LOC131359779 gene encoding epithelial cell-transforming sequence 2 oncogene-like isoform X4, translating into MTAYKSRRSPSVQQLTLSQSESCSDAAATRFSAWTPITNKPSNQQQSAQLFQERATLILHWFDLWTDGQRKHLLQLLLRRCSKSQLKSVSDYFIKAAPVTRLDFTTVLPRILSLYILSFLSPMDLCAAAQVCWHWRFLSEQDCLWAPKCIRHGWFLTYEPSEKEYGAWKKHYIACACTLDFLSPWEAADIYGTLNETLPEAEEQEEKRTECLIRRTICEKIVEHKKADLKSRRAWLTNSYAGTYASSIRQKSSLLPLSRTSSLVQLGDKCRLENLFHMKQQRLQLNSTIETSWATSTMKTLAMSSHLKSFTSTINHAPSHLLLLSSRLPAYEMVLCGALVSVVPLLYDYSGTTLEALLCLAERAMTGRTIQSIGIVAEGNSEEIHLIEGLSITEKSILKPHVRAFWEKLCTRVVPASEAGSLNIFVPLAGSVAGMVLISKLSCLTGLSVSAPTGICTGSYQHILSEWFGNGDFPPLMYLSEGPLVSWCRQAEWIEQTLQVLRKQLEPQLPLLSYETRGRLLGLFLWDHINLPALKLNSEVMQVVIEGLVALMKETTDNPMEFLGKFLLRNCMDDAGKVSETLTESASFSSKVPKMLLGEADRRSGVFLELLNSEKAYVRLLQALHSVYYIPLRAALDSNRAIISSANLVMLFNPILDILEANNLFLQDLTERAEEWSPLQGVGDVFVRFCAKLRAYTNFFNNYTTAIRTIDKCKEMLPVFRAFIKRHNRTLATRMLSLQELFLSPSTRVEEYVTLLQSLMLHTPSEHPDHTHISSALNTLWKYRNFIHKLKKSLNQEEKMLEVQKIIQSCPVSCTIIIIHEGDQVLLD
- the LOC131359779 gene encoding epithelial cell-transforming sequence 2 oncogene-like isoform X2, with amino-acid sequence MTAYKSRRSPSVQQLTLSQSESCSDAAATRFSAWTPITNKPSNQQLFQERATLILHWFDLWTDGQRKHLLQLLLRRCSKSQLKSVSDYFIKAAPVTRLDFTTVLPRILSLYILSFLSPMDLCAAAQVCWHWRFLSEQDCLWAPKCIRHGWFLTYEPSEKEYGAWKKHYIACACTLDFLSPWEAADIYGTLNETLPEAEEQEEKRTECLIRRTICEKIVEHKKADLKSRRAWLTNSYAGTYASSIRQKSSLLPLSRTSSLVQLGDKCRLENLFHMKQQRLQLNSTIETSWATSTMKTLAMSSHLKSFTSTINHAPSHLLLLSSRLPAYEMVLCGALVSVVPLLYDYSGTTLEALLCLAERAMTGRTIQSIGIVAEGNSEEIHLIEGLSITEKSILKPHVRAFWEKLCTRVVPASEAGSLNIFVPLAGSVAGMVLISKLSCLTGLSVSAPTGICTGSYQHILSEWFGNGDFPPLMYLSEGPLVSWCRQAEWIEQTLQVLRKQLEPQLPLLSYETRGRLLGLFLWDHINLPALKLNSEVMQVVIEGLVALMKETTDNPMEFLGKFLLRNCMDDAGKVSETLTESASFSSKVPKMLLGEADRRSGVFLELLNSEKAYVRLLQALHSVYYIPLRAALDSNRAIISSANLVMLFNPILDILEANNLFLQDLTERAEEWSPLQGVGDVFVRFCAKLRAYTNFFNNYTTAIRTIDKCKEMLPVFRAFIKRHNRTLATRMLSLQELFLSPSTRVEEYVTLLQSLMLHTPSEHPDHTHISSALNTLWKYRNFIHKLKKSLNQEEKMLEVQKIIQSCPNLQEEGRYLITMQDVALLSCLNEDITPSLRMYECVKELGLFLFNDVVVLTEKRESHVPFSLAVNTSHTFLASVSLHSLSVSDIADTKYVQNSFLLESPNRQWICATDRDEDKIRWLSALSSAINAAKRN